In one Streptomyces marincola genomic region, the following are encoded:
- a CDS encoding F0F1 ATP synthase subunit gamma, whose product MGAQLRVYKRRIKSVTATKKITRAMEMIAASRIVKAQRKVAASKPYADELTAAVTAVAHGSDVKHPLTTEAERPQRAAVLLITSDRGLAGGYNSNAIKAGEHLTSELVAQGKQVDTYVVGRKGVAYYAFRERAITQSWTGFTDSPTYVDAKTVAAPLIEAIGRDTAEGGVDEIHIAYTEFVSMMTQTPHERRLLPLTLEKSAEESAETFTKGAGVHALYDFEPSAEQVLDALLPRYVESRIYNALLQAAASKHAATRRAMKSATDNAEDLIRSLTRLANAARQAEITQEITEIVGGASALADATAGSER is encoded by the coding sequence ATGGGCGCTCAGCTTCGGGTGTACAAGCGCCGGATCAAGTCCGTCACCGCAACGAAGAAGATCACGCGGGCGATGGAGATGATCGCCGCCTCGCGCATCGTCAAGGCGCAGCGCAAGGTGGCGGCCTCCAAGCCGTACGCGGACGAGCTGACCGCCGCGGTCACGGCCGTGGCGCACGGCTCGGACGTCAAGCACCCGCTCACCACCGAGGCCGAGCGGCCCCAGCGGGCCGCCGTGCTGCTGATCACCTCCGACCGCGGTCTGGCCGGCGGGTACAACAGCAACGCGATCAAGGCCGGTGAGCACCTGACCAGCGAGCTGGTCGCGCAGGGCAAGCAGGTGGACACGTACGTCGTCGGCCGCAAGGGCGTGGCGTACTACGCGTTCAGGGAGCGGGCGATCACCCAGTCCTGGACCGGGTTCACCGACAGCCCGACCTACGTCGACGCCAAGACCGTGGCGGCGCCCCTGATCGAGGCCATCGGGCGGGACACGGCCGAGGGCGGGGTGGACGAGATCCACATCGCCTACACCGAGTTCGTCTCGATGATGACGCAGACGCCGCACGAGCGCCGGCTGCTGCCCCTGACGCTGGAGAAGTCGGCGGAGGAGTCCGCCGAGACCTTCACCAAGGGTGCGGGCGTCCACGCGCTCTACGACTTCGAGCCGTCGGCGGAGCAGGTGCTCGACGCCCTCCTGCCTCGCTACGTCGAGAGCCGGATCTACAACGCGCTGCTCCAGGCCGCCGCCTCCAAGCACGCCGCCACCCGGCGCGCGATGAAGTCGGCGACGGACAACGCGGAGGACCTGATCCGGTCCCTCACGCGGCTTGCCAACGCGGCCCGCCAGGCCGAAATCACCCAGGAAATCACCGAGATCGTCGGTGGCGCGAGCGCCTTGGCCGACGCGACCGCGGGAAGTGAACGCTAA
- a CDS encoding DUF2550 domain-containing protein has translation MVSALLVVLGSLIALVVLGLVGFGVRRRLIQRPGGTFDCSARFVPPRAGQSQGKGWLYGVARYNGDRVEWFRVFSYAPRPRRWLQRDRIQVRERRHPHGEEELALLPGAVVLSCRHDGWDVELAMSEDALTGFLAWLEAAPPGQRVNVA, from the coding sequence ATGGTCTCCGCCCTGCTTGTGGTGCTCGGCTCGCTGATCGCCCTGGTGGTCCTGGGGCTTGTCGGGTTCGGAGTGCGCCGGCGGCTGATCCAGCGGCCCGGTGGCACGTTCGATTGCAGCGCGCGTTTCGTGCCCCCGCGCGCCGGTCAGTCGCAGGGCAAGGGCTGGCTGTACGGCGTCGCGCGGTACAACGGGGACCGGGTCGAGTGGTTCCGGGTCTTCTCCTACGCGCCGCGCCCGCGCCGCTGGCTCCAGCGCGACCGCATCCAGGTGCGTGAACGGCGCCACCCGCACGGCGAGGAGGAGCTGGCGCTGCTGCCGGGCGCGGTGGTGCTGAGCTGCCGGCACGACGGGTGGGACGTGGAGCTGGCGATGAGCGAGGACGCCCTGACCGGGTTCCTCGCGTGGCTGGAGGCCGCCCCGCCGGGGCAGCGCGTCAACGTGGCCTGA
- the atpD gene encoding F0F1 ATP synthase subunit beta, giving the protein MTTAAEAATGQAAATGRVARVIGPVVDVEFPVDAMPEIYNALHVQIADPAEAGKTKTLTLEVAQHLGEGMVRTIALEPNDGLVRQSPVTDTGSGITVPVGDVTKGRVFNTLGRILNEPEAESEVSERWTIHRKAPAFDQLESKTEMFETGLKVIDLLTPYVKGGKIGLFGGAGVGKTVLIQEMIMRVAKLHEGVSVFAGVGERTREGNDLIAEMEESGVLPQTALVFGQMDEPPGTRLRVALAGLTMAEYFRDVQKQDVLFFIDNIFRFTQAGSEVSTLLGRMPSAVGYQPNLADEMGVLQERITSTRGHSITSMQAIYVPADDLTDPAPATTFAHLDATTVLSRPISEKGIYPAVDPLDSTSRILDPRYVSQDHYECASRVKGILQKYKDLQDIIAILGMDELSEEDKLTVSRARRIERFLSQNTHAAKQFTGLDGSDVPLDESIAAFNAIADGEYDHFPEQAFFMCGGLDDLKAKAKQLGVS; this is encoded by the coding sequence ATGACTACTGCTGCTGAGGCGGCCACCGGGCAGGCCGCGGCGACGGGCCGCGTCGCGCGCGTCATCGGCCCGGTCGTCGACGTGGAGTTCCCCGTCGACGCCATGCCGGAGATCTACAACGCCCTCCACGTCCAGATCGCGGACCCCGCGGAGGCGGGCAAGACCAAGACGCTGACCCTTGAGGTCGCGCAGCACCTCGGCGAGGGCATGGTCCGCACCATCGCCCTTGAGCCGAACGACGGCCTGGTGCGGCAGTCCCCGGTGACCGACACCGGCTCCGGCATCACGGTGCCGGTGGGCGACGTCACCAAGGGCCGGGTGTTCAACACCCTGGGCCGCATCCTGAACGAGCCCGAGGCCGAGTCCGAGGTCAGCGAGCGGTGGACGATCCACCGCAAGGCCCCGGCGTTCGACCAGCTCGAGTCGAAGACCGAGATGTTCGAGACCGGTCTGAAGGTCATCGACCTGCTGACCCCGTACGTCAAGGGCGGCAAGATCGGCCTGTTCGGTGGCGCGGGCGTGGGCAAGACCGTGCTCATCCAGGAGATGATCATGCGTGTGGCGAAGCTGCACGAGGGCGTCTCCGTGTTCGCCGGCGTGGGCGAGCGCACGCGTGAGGGCAACGACCTCATCGCGGAGATGGAGGAGTCCGGCGTGCTCCCGCAGACCGCGCTGGTCTTCGGCCAGATGGACGAGCCGCCGGGCACCCGCCTGCGCGTCGCCCTGGCCGGCCTCACGATGGCGGAGTACTTCCGCGACGTGCAGAAGCAGGACGTGCTGTTCTTCATCGACAACATCTTCCGCTTCACGCAGGCCGGCTCCGAGGTCTCCACGCTGCTGGGCCGCATGCCCTCCGCGGTGGGCTACCAGCCGAACCTCGCGGACGAGATGGGCGTGCTCCAGGAGCGCATCACCTCCACCCGCGGCCACTCCATCACCTCGATGCAGGCGATCTACGTGCCCGCGGACGACCTGACCGACCCCGCGCCGGCCACGACGTTCGCCCACCTGGACGCGACCACGGTGCTCTCCCGGCCGATCTCCGAGAAGGGCATCTACCCGGCGGTCGACCCGCTGGACTCCACCTCGCGCATCCTGGACCCGCGCTACGTCTCGCAGGACCACTACGAGTGCGCCTCGCGGGTCAAGGGGATCCTCCAGAAGTACAAGGACCTCCAGGACATCATCGCGATTCTCGGCATGGACGAGCTGAGCGAGGAGGACAAGCTCACGGTCAGCCGCGCCCGGCGGATCGAGCGCTTCCTGTCGCAGAACACGCACGCGGCGAAGCAGTTCACCGGTCTCGACGGATCGGACGTTCCGCTGGACGAGTCGATCGCGGCGTTCAACGCGATCGCCGACGGCGAGTACGACCACTTCCCCGAGCAGGCGTTCTTCATGTGCGGTGGCCTCGACGACCTCAAGGCCAAGGCCAAGCAGCTGGGCGTTTCCTGA
- a CDS encoding F0F1 ATP synthase subunit epsilon gives MAELHVELVAADRQVWSGRASRVVARTVSGEIGIMPGHQPLLAVLQSGPVTVRTTGESGEGTVVAAVHGGFISYTDGKLSLLAEIAELADEIDVERAQRALDQARSDADAAAERRADVRLRAAAAGR, from the coding sequence GTGGCTGAGCTGCACGTCGAGTTGGTCGCCGCGGACCGGCAGGTATGGTCCGGCCGGGCCAGCCGGGTCGTCGCGCGCACCGTCTCGGGCGAGATCGGCATCATGCCTGGACACCAGCCGCTGCTCGCCGTGCTCCAGTCGGGCCCGGTGACCGTCCGCACGACGGGTGAGAGCGGCGAGGGCACGGTGGTCGCCGCTGTGCACGGCGGCTTCATTTCATACACGGACGGTAAGCTGTCGCTGCTCGCCGAGATCGCCGAGCTGGCGGACGAGATCGACGTCGAGCGTGCGCAGCGCGCGCTCGACCAGGCTCGTTCCGACGCGGACGCGGCGGCCGAGCGCCGTGCCGACGTGCGGCTGCGGGCCGCGGCGGCGGGACGCTGA